The Macrobrachium nipponense isolate FS-2020 chromosome 7, ASM1510439v2, whole genome shotgun sequence DNA window TGATGCCCTTCCTGACCTCAACCAACTCCTGTCCGGACTTGGGACCGGCACCACTGTTGCCGTTGTATCCGCATAAAGATTCCGCAAGCGCTTAGTTATGTTTTTCAAGCGATGCTTGTTTACTTTTGTCcttctatacaaaaacaaaaaaaacgaaattctcaccttactcggtaaactaaattatttaattttctgattgtgaacaatgtttcatccgagtctgtcactgatatgtgtaatatctgaatggatgtgttcgtcactatttgaccatataattatgcactgttccccggcatcattattaacattttgaggctgtgTGTCACATATTATAACACTATTGCCTGCATTGATGTGTTCATCACTATCTGACGATATAATCATGCACTGTTCctcgtcatcattattaacattttgaggctgtgtgtcacataatataacactattgtcttgctcattttcactgtttttttttatcatcagcttcgtctgaagatgagtaatcttcaggataaaagacttttaatatgtaatcatgtgaatcatatgaatccactaattcatatttcctctttttttacccTTACGTTTTGGACAAAGGCCATCTTAaacatcccgggacacgtggcgggccacgggcgcccgtcccgggacacttggcgggcctcgcctgcccatcctgggacacgtaGCTGGCCTTGCCCTCCCGTCCTGGAACActtggcgggccacgcccgcccatcctgggaagTATGTCTGGCCCCGcccacctgtcctgggacacgtggcaggccctgcccgcccgtccccggacacatggcgggccctgcccacccatcccgggactcgtggcgggccctgcccgcccgtcccaggataTTGGTCTGCCCCCAGGCCCCGGCCCATCCCGGAACGCCGTGGGAACGCCGCTGGTCCCAGGCAGTCCTGGACACCCGGTGCAGCCCCCTCCCCcggcccatcccgggacacgcgTTTCAGGCCCCGCTCCGCCCTTCCCCgccatgggggaggggggaggacacCGTGGGCGGGCCTCGCCCCGGCCCATCCCCGACCCGTGGCAGGGCCCGCCCTTGCCTTCCGGACTGGGAACGAAGCGGCAGGGCCTCCGCCTGCCGTccctgggacacgtggcagggCCTTACCCgccctgcctgtcccgggacgaCGTGGCCAGGCCTCACCCAGGCCTGTACCCTTCGGGACCCCAGCTGTCTCAGGACACGTATTGggcgctgcccgcccgtcccaagaCACGTCGCgcgcctcgcccgcctgtcccggacACGTGGCGGGCACCACCCACCTGTCCCAGGAAGCGTGGCGgacctcgcccgcctgtcccgggacacatggcaggcCTTGCCTGCCTGTCACGGGACgcatggcgggcctcgcccacctgtcccgggacacgtggcgggcctcagCCACCTGTCCTGTCATAGATGACACCTTTGCTTagtcttagaaccagaatatgccactgactccttccaattctccttgggcttctctgaatcctttcagctctcctgaggcttctctgaatcctttcagttctcctggtgcttctctgaatcctttcagttctcctggggcttctctgaatcctttcagttctcctggggcttctctaaatcctttcagttctcctggagctactctgaatcctatgcttcttctcctggcagtccaccaatcctgtcattttcctcacgctttcttcaatcctcccattttcctttccctttcaggaatcaataaaattcttaagaaaacattttagcatatttatttccctgcaacttcaacttctttcaaggatcaacaaagcaaacttattacaaataaacattaaactttccatacaacaaacattgtccTCATATTTTTTGTGAGGccagcgccattccttgaagatcgtGCCATTCCTTGCagatcgcgccattccttgaagacgaacagctgctccttcagtttccagttgtctttctccaggcttttgtttttcccctgcaggttcttcagtttgtaaaccaatttctccttcgctcctcgaagctgtccaacctcatcttccagcttttcGTTCCGTTCAccctggacaccggtcttcctctccagccacgatttcctttctctagaaggcatgtcagctccaatctcttgagtttcgcagcctcaacttcacactggagtccacacttttccttcctgaggtcttccacttccttctgcagacgctcgaacctgacctcgacgtctttcctgccggattcgcgcttttcggtcgcgtccttttgttcctggatgagcctcgctatCCGCTCCGCTTCTTCGCTCTTTAACTgtgggtctttctccttctgtcgtacgagttcctcttgcctctcaacctggctgtttgcctctgccaaccgcactgttagttcccttatcctctcacttaaggcatcgtttctctccccaatttcctttgtcttcCATCAGCAGCTGATTTTCacctgtgatcttgaggatcttgtcttccagctaccgattttccctcttttcttggtcgttctccctcttcaggaacagcgtgtcagcttcgagcgagtaggccctttcttgccaggcctgctgttgcaacacctcctgactccctgagtgatctggatcacacgagtgtgttcttccctttcgcccgccttctgaatctcttcattgctgtcgagcctctgttgcagctgaagaattatcctgtccaagttcacctgctgctctctctcgcACCGGATGGTGTCTTGACAAgccgcaattctctccttcagttccttctccttgggctgttcaactccatcaacagtagtcaggaagaacctcaccagtAAATAGGCAGccacttctctccgtatttcgaacaatatATAGACATACCCAGTTCACAtactcctctcattctctctcgatttttcgtcgattttctatattccacgagagatatttcgatttatcaaaatatagcaggaaatattctgaacattttttttaactcttccttgtctcttggtgttataaattgctgaaatctctctctcactctcagggattttttgcagtacgtatcttctctctctctctctctctctctctctctctctctctctctctctctctctctctctctctctctctccatgcgggattttttgttaatcttatgtgttaaaataaatttggggattttcctttatttacctattcGTCCATAAGGAAAACAATACTGCCTACAGGCGGAAAAATGGCCAATTTTCTAAggcaagtttcatttttattgaatttacagAATAACTACgtaattaaaagatacaattctaaacgaattagccgaaacatcaagagaaatatatatatatatatatatatatatatatatatatatatatatatatatatatatatatatatacacacacacatatatatataatatatatatatacctatatattagaatatattatatatatctatatatacccctatatatatatatataagatatatatatatcgatatatatatataattatatgtataatatcctatattatatatatatagatatatgatatatatcatctatatatatatatatatataaaataattaactactcaaccataaacattttcaaaaactataggtaagttttaagattttaaatgtatatcatatggattcaaagaaaagatgaactgaaatttaattatagtacattttgtcctacataaaagtgaaaaagatataaaggagtacaattttattagaacaaaACTCTAACATCCCTATTCCTATTTAAGGCGAAAATGACACTAGCCATGAATTAGCGCGACTCGACGCATCGCGTTTGGTGTGAACGCAACCTTAGTAAGACGTTGCGTATATCCactccttgtaacacattaaaaatgggatgtaaatatgcaattcacaattatcttattatttgagaacatagaaataataagaattgttttgaatgaatgcggttcagcgaccattaatcacctggaatctaattcagtcccaattcagtaacagaacaaaagtaaacacacctttgattaaccacaaagtcattttctagggaatccatgttatgtgacgggaaattctttgtacaattctgtgacggacggtcaatttgaatcacagtagttttaagaatgttgtattccaataaaatatgcagcactccCGCGGTACTGTGTAACCACACTAtatcatcaaattgttttaaaactgaaaatttcagttttaaaacaatttgctCTATGGACTTTGTATTTGATGATCCAgctcagtcattactttgtctgATTGTGTTGCTGTACCTGCAGAAGACTCAACACCCTTGACATGGATATCGATAACCTTTCTTCAGTACTGACTCGCCAAGGGAGAAGTGTCTAAGGACACATCTTTCTCCTGGGCTTGCAAGATCAGTAGGAGGTTCTCTGCAGCTGCCGATGACGTCACCTGTACGCTTTCCCCAAGAGTGCACAGTACTAGTGGCTTAGTCCTTTCTTTGCATGCCAAAAAATATGTTGGACTGGAAGATAGATGTCTGCCCCCAAGtccttggacctgtggtggaTGCTAACAGGTAGTATTTTCTTACCTGGCTCCTTTAAGAGGACAGGTTGTATCTCACCTAAGGTGTGTGGTTTTAGAAGTTAGAAGAAttcgagagtgactggcctctcatCGTCCTCCTTCCTCATCccttctacttctcttccttcgggttgagaaTAGGACTCTAACCCACACTTGCTGGACTGGCGCCTGATGCGGTAAGTCTACACATCGAGGTTGctttctattttccttgttagaAAATCCTGCTCCTTCTAgtgaggggaggaaggagagactggcaataaggTAAATCCTTGGATCTCTGCTTAATGCTTCTGACTCTTAACCCTTACCAGCTGGGGTAATATATCGATCTGCAGCACCCCATGCTGGcgaaactttgaggttggcaaatttactataaaaaaaaaaaataaataaaaaaaaacacattgatgGAAAGAGTtggatatgcaaatgcacatggtgaaagaaaaaatcgaaaaaattttccctaccttccacaagaagttgaaaatgactatttacaatcccttgtggtgcctcttttacaagacaaacatgaattttaccaacttatatatgttttttctaacataaataattatattttttgtaaaattataattacaggtcACTCAGTaacaaaacagataagaaataaaatcagtaacaaatccttaggatatttattgaaaaatatttacagtaataccccaaaaTTACGCGATTAGAGTTGCGCAAATTCACAATAGggcgaacttttcattggaacctagcTAATTATCACACTTGAGTTCTTGACAATAGCGCGGACATTTGcgaatcctccagaaacactgcaaaaccctgcaaaagtgtttatgtttaattcaTTATGTAAgtttttaagtttaaaacttttctttaaaaaaatgtttataaaaaatgtattatttttatttttgtacatgtatgaatatgaaacaaaggtaattacagcacctacaATTAGTGCATATAGGTACTTCTACAATATgcaatacccattcacaaagttactgcacttttcaaaaatgatatcCCTTCAGAGACTGTTTAATTCTGAAGTGCTTACTTGTAAactacaattagtataagttttcatgcttttaagtatAAAATCAATATGGAGATTCTGTTTATGCTATTTatacttttgaaaatatatacaacagcAGTATGTAATTCACAGTGTTTGTCACTatataagaccttcatgatcaactagtaaaacacATAAAAGACATAACAAAGTTGTCATTCTATGAAAATTACTACTACCTTAACCTCGAAGAAAAATGctggtgtaaggacaacgcttattcataattttctctgtatataattcatcattcgcgttgttcttacttccccctgaaagagcattcagcgggctttccgtcagtgtataaagcttgtataaccacatattgtgtttcttgagagacataaaatacaaaatataaaagtacacaatatgtggttatacaagctttatacactgacggaaagcccgctgaatgctctttcagggggaagtaagaacaacgcgaatgatgaattatatacagagaaaattatgaataagcgttgtccttacactggtacaatctgtatgtactatgttacgtaattacagttaatgtacttttaGAAATGTGATCCCATTCGCCTTcttaaagatgatacccctccagagttttacctaACATGACACgtacttctctttctctctctctccctctcatagtTAGCCTTCACACTAGTACATGAATTTAAATTGactgaattttaccttcaccctctgcaaacattatgtatgtacatacatgttttctttattttattgaattgtgtaccttTGTTATAACAGACTTAAGAAGTTTACCTAGTGAcgcaaagaaaacttcttttactctaaaggaaaaataaaatggcatCCCATGGATTAGGGTAACGTTAGTATAGTACGAAAATGGATATGTATGttcagtagtacctcaggatacgaaattaatccgttctgaagcggccttcgaaacctgattttttcgtatcttaaaccacattttacatgtaaattgcctaattcgttccaagccctacaaaaacaccccagtaaattttataataaagctaaaatgaccaataaacaatgaaatacaacaatttggaccattcagaacctaacttaaactacatatactactaatatgtactacatacctgtaaaaaaAGTGTTTTAGTGTGCatgatacaagaaatactgtacgtacattcGTAcgcatgtagtaaaatgtggaaccttacttttcgagtgaggcgatctccgaaagtggcgacagaggaggaggacaaaaggcagaaaacatgaacacttaactttacgaaacacactaaaaaatgacaggaaacattaacactaaactttacggaacacattaacaaatggcagaaaatgtTAACACTTAaccttacaaaaaacttaaaattaaattgtttttatctttttttatttttacatttttttttacttttttatacttaacgttttctttttacaatatttcaatttcttcaacactttcaactttctgttttttcgtatcacttggatcttcctgtttgcttactcctacttaAGGCCTCttcaaaaaataactatccaaggaagattgcttctgcctgcttttcacaatgttcctgaaactacTCGGGCAAacttcatcgaactgcgcaagcatacgacctatgtaagccttttcggggtgtctcttttctacaaatgattgcaccttatgaaaagcagttataaaaagcatccttaatttctgcgttgtcatagggtcatcctcctcctcctcgccgctgctagagaactcttcttgaacgacattatgttgcatggcctccaactccttcaggtcaaacgtcgtaagctcctctaggtgctcctcgagaaggtcattgatgtcgtccttgtcaacgaccagccccatggacttgccgagtgcaacaatctcatcatgatctggttgcgaaacagtttcaggatcatcaaccgtttctgaatctgcatcaccTTCGCCCACGttaaatccctcgaagtctcgggcggatacggcatcaggccagagtttcctccacaaagaattcaaggttcgcctcgaaacctcctgccaagcttgatcgatgagtcggatgcatatcacaatatcgaaatgctccttccaaaattcacgcaaggtgaggtttgtggtatcggtgatgtcgaaacatctcttgaaaagatgtttcgtatacagcttcttgaagttcgatatcacttgctggtccatgggatggaggagaggggtggtgttaggcggaagataaagaaccttgataaaagaatactctgctaggatatcttcctcgaggccaggagggtgagcaggggcattgtccaacaccagcagacatttcagagggaggcgtgtctctt harbors:
- the LOC135217667 gene encoding basic proline-rich protein-like translates to MSGPAHLSWDTWQALPARPRTHGGPCPPIPGLVAGPARPSQDIGLPPGPGPSRNAVGTPLVPGSPGHPVQPPPPAHPGTRVSGPAPPFPAMGEGGGHRGRASPRPIPDPWQGPPLPSGLGTKRQGLRLPSLGHVAGPYPPCLSRDDVARPHPGLYPSGPQLSQDTYWALPARPKTRRAPRPPVPDTWRAPPTCPRKRGGPRPPVPGHMAGLACLSRDAWRASPTCPGTRGGPQPPVLS